The Paenibacillus swuensis genome contains the following window.
CGATGAGAAGTATTTCAGTAAGGTATTCAAGAAAATCACACAGATCTCACCCAATGAGTACCGGAAGAGAGAGCTTCTTAAATCTTAATTACAATTCTTTATTTTCATTTCGGGGAAGGTTCGGTATAATAGGGGTATTGTTTGTCTATTTACGCCGCATGGAGGTGCTGACGATGGAATTTCTGGGTATGTCCTTCTCATTGAAGACGATCATAATCCTGCTCGTATTTTTAACATTCTTGGCCGGAATCCTTACCGCAGCTTACAATGAGGACCAAACGGACGGTCTGTAAACTTCGAAGATCAGAACAAGATATAAGATATAAACTTATACTTATACTTTCTGATACTACAACCAAAGAAGCATCATTGCCCAAGGGCAATGATGCTTCTTTGGTTGTAGCCGTGTTAGGCTCTCTGTTTCATCCGATCCATATCTCCCAGACATTCGGAGCAGACATGACGTTCTTTGAAGTCCTTTACACCTTCCGCGGATCCGCAAAAAATGCAGCGGGGACGGTAACGCTCCAGGATGATATGCTCCCCTTGAACGAGAATCTCCACAGGATCTCCCTCATTCATCTCATAGCGCTTACGCAATGATTTCGGTAAGACAATTCTCCCGAGTTGATCAACCCTTCTTACGATTCCAATCGGTTTCATTATTAATCCATCTCTCCTCATCTGACTTTTAACATTATGTAAAAATAGACCAAACAATTAACATCCAATGGAATGTATTCGCTTTGTTGTATAGCAATACCTCTATTTTTAACATTGTTAATTTAAACCATTTAATGTCTGTTCGTTCTTTCTCATACAGTTCGTGAATTCATTGCCATTTGAGACCTTATTACTTTAAACCTTGAAAACCTGTTTGGCGTAACGCCTCGAAGGTTAGGATCGCCGCGGAGTTGGACAGGTTCAGTGAACGAACTTTGTCCGTCATCGGCATTTTGATACAAGTTTCAGGATGTGCGTCCAGAATTTCTGGCGGCAACCCTTTCGTCTCTTTGCCAAACACGAAGAAATCACCGTCCTGGAATTGAAAATCCGTATAGTACCGGGACGCTTTGGTGGTTGCAAAGAAGAATCTTCCTTCTTGATGCTTGTCTTTCACTTCCTGAAAGCTGTCGTAGTATTCGATATGAACTGCATGCCAGTAGTCCAATCCTGCGCGTTTCAGTGTCTTGTCATCCGTATCAAAGCCAAGGGGGCGCACCAAGTGAAGATGAACCCCGGTGGCCGCGCAGGTTCTGGCAATATTGCCTGTATTTGCAGGAATTTCAGGTTCAACCAATACAATATGAAATGCCATAATCTTTTGTTCACCTCACATTCGTCCTATTATACAACAGCATTAGCAAAATTTCGATTTAACACACAGTTTACCTAATCTTAATACGGGCTTGATAGACATCCCTCATAATGAACTACGGTAGGGTTGGAAACCAATTAAAGGAGTAGATCCGATGAAGAAGAAAATACTTGTCGTGGATGACGAACCATCCATCTCCATGTTAATCGACTTTAACCTCAAACTAGTCGGATACGATGTGCAATGCGTATATGACGGGGAAGCCGTGTTCGACGCCATACGGACGTTCCGCCCTGATCTGATTATACTGGACCTGATGTTACCTAAGATGGACGGTGTTCATGTTTGCCGTGAGCTGAGAAACCAGAACAATTTGGTGCCGATTATTATGCTGACGGCTCTGCAAGACTTATCGGATAAGATTGCCGGACTGGATAACGGCGCGGATGATTACATGACCAAGCCTTTCTCCCCGCAAGAGCTGATTTCTAGAATACAGGCGATCCTCAGGCGGGCGCAAACGTTGCCTTCCACTCAGGAAGGACAGCCCATCATTATCGGAAACATTCATTTAAATCCGGAGCAACGGGAAGTGTCATTAGACGGTAAACCCATTGAACTGACTCCGAAGGAGTTTGAGTTATTGTTATTCCTGTGTAAACATCGCGGCAAAGTATTAAGCCGTCAACAATTGTTACACGGCGTATGGGACTATCATTTCCTGGGCGATACGCGGATTGTGGACGTACATATTTCCCATCTTCGAGATAAAATCGAGAAGAATGCGCGTACCCCGGAATATATTATGACCATTCGCAATGTCGGGTATAAGCTTACAGAGCCTGCGGCGAAGGAAAGTTCGTTAGCCTGATGGTGTGAATCAATATAAAAGCTGTCCGGGATTAATCCGGACAGCTTTTGTATCTACAGGCTTCCGGTTATCCGTTGACCCGCTGGAACTCCGCCATAAAGGCCGACAAGGCTTCACAGCTCTCACGGGTTACCGCATTGTAGGTGGAAGCTCTCAATCCGCCAACACTGCGGTGGCCTTTCAATCCGATGAAACCGGCTGCCTCTGATGCTTTAACGAATTGCTTCTCCAATTCTTCATTCGCAAGACGGAAGGTCACATTCATCATGGAACGGCTGTCCGCGTCAACACAACCTGTGTAGAATCCCTCGCTTGTATCAATCGCGTTATAAATAAGTCCGGTCTTCTCACGATTCAACTGCTCGATACCCGCGAGTCCGCCTTTTCCTTTAATCCATTTCAGCACGAGATTCACCATATAGATGGAATACCCTGGAGGGGTATTGTACAGAGAGTTATTCTTTAGGTGCGTATCGTAACGGAACATCGTCGGAACCGACTTAGGCACATCGCCCAGCAGGTCTTTACGCAAGATTACAAGCGTAACCCCGGACGGACCCAAATTTTTCTGCGCGCCGGCATAGATCATGCCGAATTGCGAAACATCCAAGGGGCGGCTCATAATATCACTGGACAGATCCGCAATTAACGGCACGCCGCCCGTATCCGGATACTGTTGAAATTGTGTGCCTTCAATGGTCTCGTTCGAGGTAATATGCAAGTAGGCCGCATCTTGCGGATAATTCAAAGTGCTCAAAGCAGGAATGTTCATGTATTTATTCGCTTCGGAAGTAGCGGCAATTTGAACATTTCCGAAGCTCTTAGCTTCCTTAATCGCTTTGTCAGCCCATGAACCTGTATGTACGTAGCTTCCTGTGCGCCCTTGCAGAAAATTCATGGGGATCATAGCGAATTGCGTGCTGGCTCCGCCTTGTAGAAACAGGATTTGGTACCCTTCCGGAATGGCCAACAGTTCCTTTAACAACGCTTGGGTTTCATTGTGCACACCTTCATAAATGGCTCCGCGATGAGACATCTCCATAATGGACATCCCTGAATCTTTAAAGTCTACGAATTCCGCTTGCGCTTGTTGTAGTACTTCTAATGGCAATGCGGCCGGACCTGCATTAAAATTGTAAGCTCTCCCCGTCATTTCGCTTCTCCCCTTTAACCCATTAATGTGTTATGGCTATGATATCAAGATTCGACATTTCCGACAAGTGAATAATCCAAGGCTTTTCGTGGTAAGATCGAATCATAGGATGATGAAGGAGATGTTTGTTACGACTACTAAAGAACCCGGGGAAACCCTGCGTATTTTCTTTGCGATTCCATTGCCCGGCTCTATCAAGGAATCACTTTACAACATGACACTCCAATGGCAAGAGCGCACTCCGTTTCAGCGATTGTCCCATCCCGAGGATTATCATATTACACTGAAATTTATAGGCGAGACCTCAATGCGCATGGCGGAAACTTTAATGAAAATCGGAGGTGAAGTCGCTCAGCGACATAAGCCTTTTACACTCTTCGCTCATGGAGCAGGCGCTTTTGGCAAACCTTTGCGTCCCTCCGTCTTATGGACAGGCGTTACAGGCGATGTAGACGCGCTGCGCAAGCTCGAGAGCGACTTGGTGGAGAGAATTTCCACCATCGGAATACCTAAGGAGGACCGCCCCTACAGGCCTCACATTACCTTAGCGCGCAACTACAAAGGAGATCCTGCATCGCTGGGACCGGAGCTATGGAGCCGGCTCGGTAAGGATGTCCCTCCCGATGCGACCTGGACCGCCGACCGAGTGGTGCTGTATCGAACACGAAGCGGTCATAAACCGATGTATGAAGAAATGAAGTCGTTTCCCTTGCAACCTTAATTCCCGGACTAACAAGGTTCACTTTATTACTCGTCTCTTTTTCAACAGCAGCGGAATAATCGCAAAAGCCACATACATTCCCAAGGCGGCATAAAACTTACCTGATCCAATATCTTGAAGTGATGCGCCAAATACGTTATAAATCACAGCACCCGGGATTATGCCGATTAACGTCCCCCACGCATAGTCCCAAAAGCGAATTTTGGAAAGACCCGCTCCGTAGCTAACACCATCGAAGGGAAAGAATGGCATTAAGCGCATATACAAAACGACCATAAACCCTTTCTCTTCGGCCTTCTGATCGAATGATTGCAGCCTCTTATTCTTTAATATCCTTTGAAAGCTGTTTCGCCCCCACTTCCGAGTGATATAAAAGGAAAGTAATGCTCCGGCCAAAGCCCCGATAATATCATAGATGGTTCCCCAGAAAGCTCCAAACACGTACCCCCCATATAAGGTCACAGGTGTAGCCGGAAACAGAACTAAGGGACGCAGCGTATAGACAATGATGTACAGCAGACCACCGAGTGGTCCTAATTCTCGCAACCATATGGTGATCCTGTTTAGATCCAAGTGATCCCATACACCCAACCATTTTACAATAAGCAGGCCACTAGCAGCGACAAGAAACCATATCAACAGCAACCAAAATGACTTTGTGCTCGCCATAGGTTCCATTCCCTCCTTCATTACCAAGCAAATACTCCTGAATCTTATTATATGTTTAAAAAAGAGGCCCCCGCAAATATGCGGAGACCTCCTTGGGATGAATGAATTTAGAAGTGCAGGGATTAGCAGTCGTAGTATAGGCCGTACTCGTAAGGATGAATGCGAATCGCAACGGCTTTCGCCTCGCCACGCTTCAAGTCAATGAAGTTGTCGATGAAATCTTTGGTGAAGACGCCGCCTTCAACCAAGAAATCAAAGTCTGCTTCAAGCGCATCCAATGCTTCGTCCAGGGAGCCCGGTACACTGCGGATTTCTTTCTTATCTTCATCGGACAAATCGTAGATATTCTTATCATAAGGACCGTAACCAAGCTCGGTCGGATTAATCTTCTTCTTGATACCGTCAAGACCGGCCATCAGCATAGCCGCGAAAGCCAGGTATGGATTAGCCGTGGAATCCGGTGTACGGAACTCGATTCGACAGCCTTTCGGTGTTACTGCCGCAACAGGAATCCGCACTGCCGCAGAACGATTACCTTTGGAGAACACAAGGTTAACCGGTGCTTCGTAACCAGGAACCAGGCGTTTGAAGGAGTTCGTGCTCGGGTTCGTAAGTGCGATTAATGCCGGAGCATGGTATAGAATACCGCCGATGTAATGAAGAGCTGTTTCGCTCAGGTTGGCGTAGCCGCCTTTTTCGTAGAACAATGGCTCGTCACCGTTGAAGATGGACTGGTGAACGTGCATACCGCTTCCGTTGTCACCGAACAATGGCTTAGGCATGAATGTAGCCGTCTTGCCGTATTGTCTTGCAACATTGTGAACAATGTATTTATATTTCATCAGGTTATCAGCCGTTTTCGTTAACGTATCAAAACGGAAGTTGATTTCCGCTTGGCCCGCTGTAGCTACTTCGTGGTGATGACGCTCAATGCGCATTCCAGCTTCAGCCATCAGACGGCACATTTCGGAACGAATGTCTTGTTGCGTATCTACCGGAGCTACAGGCACATATCCGCCTTTCTGGCGAACTTTAAAGCCCAGGTTTCCGCCTTCTTCTTTACGGCCGGTATTCCAGTTCGCTTCTTCGGAATCCACGCTGAAAGAGGATGTGTTCGTTGTGCTCTCATATCTTACATCATCGAAAATGAAGAATTCGGATTCAGGAGCGAAGAATGCTGCTGTACCTACGCCTGTTGTCTGCATATACTCTTCAGCTTTCTGAGCGATGCTGCGCGGGTCGCGCTCATAGCGATCGCCGTCCGGCGTATGAATGTTACACATAATGATTAATGTAGCGTGTGCTGTGAAAGGATCGATGTATGCTGTTTCCGTATCCGGCATCATAACCATATCGGACTCCTCGATACCTCTGAACCCTTGGATGGAAGATCCGTCGAAAGCAACTCCGTTCTCAAACGTTTCCTCTTCTACCTCTGTAGCTGGAAGCGAAATATGATGACCTCTACCTGATAGATCGACGAAACGAAAGTCTACCCATTCAATATTGTTTTCCTTGATAAGATCCAATACCTTTTGAACTGACATTGATGAACTCTCCTCCCCAAATTCCGAACATTAATCGACTTACAACAGATCATTGTTCATTTCCAAATTTATAGCCTATTATAGAACTCAGGCCACTTATCGTCAATACTTATGTAAGGTATTTTTTGCATCAGTGTGAGGTATGCTTACACTTGTAAATTAAATGGAAAAACGGACCAAAACCTCTCCGTGGAGAGATTGGCCCGTTTTTTGCTAATAAGCTTTACCTGAAGCTCGCAACCGGCGCCTTGGCCGTTTCGAATTTCTTGCCCATCAAGGGTGCCAGTTTCTCCAGATCCTGCAACAGTTCTGCGAATTGATGCGGGAACAGGGACTGCACGCCGTCACCGGTCATGGAGTTATCAGGGTCCGTATGCATCTCAACGATCAGTCCGTTGGCGCCTGCTGCCACAGAGGCTTTGGACATCGTGGCTACCAGTTCGCGGCGTCCCGTACCGTGGCTCGGATCCGAGATCACGGGAAGATGGCTTAAACCCTGAAGAACGGGAATAGCGGTCAAATCTAACGTATTCCTAGTGTAGGTTTCGAACGTACGAATACCACGTTCACAGAGCATAACGTTCGGATTTCCGCCAGCTAGGATATATTCAGCCGCGTTCAGCAGTTCATCATAAGTAGCGCTGAAGCCCCTCTTAAGCAGGACTGGCGTCTGTATCGTGCCAAGCTTACGCAAGAGATCGAAGTTCTGCATGTTCCGCGTACCGACTTGCAGAATATCCGCGTATTCGGCGCATACATCGACGTATTCCGGCGCCATAACTTCCGTGATGGTCAGAAGTCCGTGCTTATCTCCGGCTTCCTTCATCATGACCAAGCCTTCAACACCGACGCCTTGGAAGCTATACGGCCCGGTCCGCGGTTTAAATGCACCCCCGCGTAATACTTGACCCCCCGCCGCTTTCACCAATCTGGCAATCTCATCAATCTGCTCCGGGCTTTCTACAGCGCAAGGTCCGCCCATAATGACAAGATTCTCCCCGCCGATCTGGACGCCTTTAATCTCAATGACGGTATCTTCCGGGTGGAAATCACGGCTAGCCAATTTGTAGGATTTAGAAATCTTAATCACATTCTCAACACCGGACATTTGGCGCAGATGCTCCGCCAGCGTCGGGTTGGCCTGGCCTATGATGCCGATTACAGTCCGGTCCATCCCTTTGGATACGTGAGCTTGATTGCCGCTCTTCTCAATATACTGAACAATCTCCGTCAGGCGTTCATTCGATATGGCATTTGAAGTTATTGCAATCATCTTCATCTCTCCTTGTAGTTTAACTTTATCTATAAGATTCATCCTATGCTGACTTATGCACTTTAATGCTTATACGCTTTTAAGCTTTTAATCACTAAAGTAAATATACAGGAAATGACTTCAGTTCGCAATACTTTTCATACAAAAAAACCTCAAGAAACAAACCTTTCTTGAGGGACTTATCCATACTATTCTAATATGCTATCTTTAAGCATCAATGTGTTTTTGCGCAATTTACGCTTCTCCCTGCGGCGATTCGTGTAGGTCTCGAGCAACCATTTCACTGGGAAATAGAGCACAAGCCCTAAAAGGGTTCCCACCACCATACCTCCTACAATGAGCTTGAGGTTCAGGTACACCAGCTTCTCAATCCATTCCGGTAAGAAGGAGAGGTATGCTTCCAAATTTTTTGGAACAATCATACTGCCTACTTTGCTGTTCATGAAGGCAAACGGAATATAAATAATTTTCCCGATGACAAACCCGATCAGAGCCCCCGCCACACTGCCTCGCAATAAATAAACCAAGGGGAAGATCAGGAAGAAAGCCAGTCCCATTGTAGGCAACGTAAACATCTCGATGGCAAGGCCAATGGAGAAACCCTTGGCGACCATGGCTGCGCCGCCTTTGGCGCGAAACAACATCATATATTTATATTTAAACCAACGCGCCATTAATCTGAACCTTGCTTTCATCCTGCTCCCCCCTTTCCGGGAAATACTCATGCTGTTAAGTGGCGGATTTCTGTTTAACGTTAGGCAGGAGCTTGTTCATGTTCACTGTGCGGTTAATCGCATGCGTTTCGGGAACCTCGGGATCGAATTGTTCCAAATAAGCGATAACCTCTTTAGTAATCGGTGTTGGCGTGGAAGCTCCGGATGTAACGCCAACGATCTTGACCCCTTGCAACCATTCCGGTTGAATTTCCGATACATCGGAAATCCGGTAAGCGGTTACCCCCGCAATCTCTTCGGAAACCTGGGCTAACCGATTGGAGTTATTGCTGCGCGGGTCGCCTACGACGATGACCAGATCGCAAGCACCGGCTTGTTCCGCTACTGCTTCTTGCCGCACTTGTGTAGCCAGGCAAATTTCATTATGGATCTCGGCCTGTGGGTAAGTTTCCAATAATTTCTTCATGATATGCTTAATATCCCACTGTGACATGGTCGTTTGGTTCGTAATAATAATCCGTTCGGCGGTGAGATTCAACTGATCAATCTCTTCTTCCCGCTCAATGAGATGAACATGGTCGGGTGCCACACCGATGGCTCCTTCAGGTTCCGGGTGAGCTTTCTTGCCGATGTAGATAATTTCGTAACCTTCCGTAACTTTTTCGCGAATTAGATCATGCGTCTTCGTTACATCCGGACAAGTCGCGTCTACACAGGTTAAGCCTTTGTCGCGAGCTCTCTTCCGCACTTCAGGGGAAACCCCGTGGGCGGTAAAGATGACCGTTCCTTTCTCAATCTGGTCGAGAATCTCCATACGGTTCTCCCCGTCCAACGTGATAATACCCTCTTTCTCGAAGGCATCGGTCACATGACTGTTGTGAACAATCATTCCCAATATATAAATCGGTCTGGGCAGATCCAAATTCTTAGCCGTTTGCAATGCAAGAACCATAGCGTCCACGACACCGTAACAGTAGCCTCGCGGCGTAATCTTCAACACTTCCAAATCCGACACCTGCTTTCAAATTACGACTTTCCTGCTTTCATTATACCTTATTCCACAGTACGTGGAAAGCTTGCGGGGAGCCAGATCGTAAAGGTGGTGCCAATTCCCAGACTGGTGCTGACCTCGACCGAGCCTTCATGTTG
Protein-coding sequences here:
- a CDS encoding AbrB/MazE/SpoVT family DNA-binding domain-containing protein; the encoded protein is MKPIGIVRRVDQLGRIVLPKSLRKRYEMNEGDPVEILVQGEHIILERYRPRCIFCGSAEGVKDFKERHVCSECLGDMDRMKQRA
- the trmL gene encoding tRNA (uridine(34)/cytosine(34)/5-carboxymethylaminomethyluridine(34)-2'-O)-methyltransferase TrmL, which codes for MAFHIVLVEPEIPANTGNIARTCAATGVHLHLVRPLGFDTDDKTLKRAGLDYWHAVHIEYYDSFQEVKDKHQEGRFFFATTKASRYYTDFQFQDGDFFVFGKETKGLPPEILDAHPETCIKMPMTDKVRSLNLSNSAAILTFEALRQTGFQGLK
- a CDS encoding response regulator transcription factor; amino-acid sequence: MKKKILVVDDEPSISMLIDFNLKLVGYDVQCVYDGEAVFDAIRTFRPDLIILDLMLPKMDGVHVCRELRNQNNLVPIIMLTALQDLSDKIAGLDNGADDYMTKPFSPQELISRIQAILRRAQTLPSTQEGQPIIIGNIHLNPEQREVSLDGKPIELTPKEFELLLFLCKHRGKVLSRQQLLHGVWDYHFLGDTRIVDVHISHLRDKIEKNARTPEYIMTIRNVGYKLTEPAAKESSLA
- the serC gene encoding 3-phosphoserine/phosphohydroxythreonine transaminase, with amino-acid sequence MTGRAYNFNAGPAALPLEVLQQAQAEFVDFKDSGMSIMEMSHRGAIYEGVHNETQALLKELLAIPEGYQILFLQGGASTQFAMIPMNFLQGRTGSYVHTGSWADKAIKEAKSFGNVQIAATSEANKYMNIPALSTLNYPQDAAYLHITSNETIEGTQFQQYPDTGGVPLIADLSSDIMSRPLDVSQFGMIYAGAQKNLGPSGVTLVILRKDLLGDVPKSVPTMFRYDTHLKNNSLYNTPPGYSIYMVNLVLKWIKGKGGLAGIEQLNREKTGLIYNAIDTSEGFYTGCVDADSRSMMNVTFRLANEELEKQFVKASEAAGFIGLKGHRSVGGLRASTYNAVTRESCEALSAFMAEFQRVNG
- the thpR gene encoding RNA 2',3'-cyclic phosphodiesterase, yielding MFVTTTKEPGETLRIFFAIPLPGSIKESLYNMTLQWQERTPFQRLSHPEDYHITLKFIGETSMRMAETLMKIGGEVAQRHKPFTLFAHGAGAFGKPLRPSVLWTGVTGDVDALRKLESDLVERISTIGIPKEDRPYRPHITLARNYKGDPASLGPELWSRLGKDVPPDATWTADRVVLYRTRSGHKPMYEEMKSFPLQP
- a CDS encoding TVP38/TMEM64 family protein yields the protein MASTKSFWLLLIWFLVAASGLLIVKWLGVWDHLDLNRITIWLRELGPLGGLLYIIVYTLRPLVLFPATPVTLYGGYVFGAFWGTIYDIIGALAGALLSFYITRKWGRNSFQRILKNKRLQSFDQKAEEKGFMVVLYMRLMPFFPFDGVSYGAGLSKIRFWDYAWGTLIGIIPGAVIYNVFGASLQDIGSGKFYAALGMYVAFAIIPLLLKKRRVIK
- the glnA gene encoding type I glutamate--ammonia ligase, which codes for MSVQKVLDLIKENNIEWVDFRFVDLSGRGHHISLPATEVEEETFENGVAFDGSSIQGFRGIEESDMVMMPDTETAYIDPFTAHATLIIMCNIHTPDGDRYERDPRSIAQKAEEYMQTTGVGTAAFFAPESEFFIFDDVRYESTTNTSSFSVDSEEANWNTGRKEEGGNLGFKVRQKGGYVPVAPVDTQQDIRSEMCRLMAEAGMRIERHHHEVATAGQAEINFRFDTLTKTADNLMKYKYIVHNVARQYGKTATFMPKPLFGDNGSGMHVHQSIFNGDEPLFYEKGGYANLSETALHYIGGILYHAPALIALTNPSTNSFKRLVPGYEAPVNLVFSKGNRSAAVRIPVAAVTPKGCRIEFRTPDSTANPYLAFAAMLMAGLDGIKKKINPTELGYGPYDKNIYDLSDEDKKEIRSVPGSLDEALDALEADFDFLVEGGVFTKDFIDNFIDLKRGEAKAVAIRIHPYEYGLYYDC
- the aroF gene encoding 3-deoxy-7-phosphoheptulonate synthase, coding for MIAITSNAISNERLTEIVQYIEKSGNQAHVSKGMDRTVIGIIGQANPTLAEHLRQMSGVENVIKISKSYKLASRDFHPEDTVIEIKGVQIGGENLVIMGGPCAVESPEQIDEIARLVKAAGGQVLRGGAFKPRTGPYSFQGVGVEGLVMMKEAGDKHGLLTITEVMAPEYVDVCAEYADILQVGTRNMQNFDLLRKLGTIQTPVLLKRGFSATYDELLNAAEYILAGGNPNVMLCERGIRTFETYTRNTLDLTAIPVLQGLSHLPVISDPSHGTGRRELVATMSKASVAAGANGLIVEMHTDPDNSMTGDGVQSLFPHQFAELLQDLEKLAPLMGKKFETAKAPVASFR
- a CDS encoding DUF2062 domain-containing protein; its protein translation is MKARFRLMARWFKYKYMMLFRAKGGAAMVAKGFSIGLAIEMFTLPTMGLAFFLIFPLVYLLRGSVAGALIGFVIGKIIYIPFAFMNSKVGSMIVPKNLEAYLSFLPEWIEKLVYLNLKLIVGGMVVGTLLGLVLYFPVKWLLETYTNRRREKRKLRKNTLMLKDSILE
- a CDS encoding 4-hydroxy-3-methylbut-2-enyl diphosphate reductase, whose protein sequence is MEVLKITPRGYCYGVVDAMVLALQTAKNLDLPRPIYILGMIVHNSHVTDAFEKEGIITLDGENRMEILDQIEKGTVIFTAHGVSPEVRKRARDKGLTCVDATCPDVTKTHDLIREKVTEGYEIIYIGKKAHPEPEGAIGVAPDHVHLIEREEEIDQLNLTAERIIITNQTTMSQWDIKHIMKKLLETYPQAEIHNEICLATQVRQEAVAEQAGACDLVIVVGDPRSNNSNRLAQVSEEIAGVTAYRISDVSEIQPEWLQGVKIVGVTSGASTPTPITKEVIAYLEQFDPEVPETHAINRTVNMNKLLPNVKQKSAT